The nucleotide window ATGAGCACGGCGCCCACGACCAGTCCAAGCCAGATGTAGTTGAGCATCGCGACGAGGCTACAATCGAAAGGGAAAGTGGGAAAGTGGGAAAGTGGCGCGCGAGAAAACTTCAATTACCCAATCACTCAAGCACCCAAACAACCAAATACCCAACTGTTTCCAGGCCCAATACTTTGCGCCGCTCGCGGTTTGGGCGTTTGTGTTTTGGGTGCTTGGATTTTGGGTGTTTGGGTATTTTTCAGGGTTTGTCTGGCACTTCGATTACGTCGCCGTCGCGCAGCCAGAGGTCGTCTTGACGCGGCTTTTTGCCATCCAGGAACTCCTGCGCATTCACAACGAATTCCTTCGTCTCGTTCGTCGCAGGGTTGGTTCGTTTGACCTTGATGCGAGACAGGTCAGAGGAAGAGCGGAGAATTCTTCGCACTGTGTCTTGCTGAAGCGCGGACGAGAGATACGCTGCTTCTGAACGGCCTTGAATCGCGACTTCGTTCGGCTGGCCTTTGATAACGAAGATTACCTGCCGTGACAGACACTCTAGGAGTTGTTGATCCTGATTGTGAGTCAAACCAACCGCCGTTTCCGACAAGGCGTGCTCCCGTTCCCGGATTTCAACCAAATCGCCAAATTCAAGACTTACATCCTTTGTTCGATCAAAACCGTTTGTCCCTCCAAGTACATTCACTTGAATTTCCTTTTGCTCGCCCGCTTTGGTTCCAGTCCGCCGCACGATAGTAATCCTTGAAAAGTCCGGGAAAGACAGTGCGGTGGGGTTCTGCTGGTAGGAAACCAAGGAACCGCCAACGAACTTCTGCGAGTTGACGGGTTGAGGATAAAAGTTGCGAACCGCCTCCAGCACGGTGAAACCGTTGATTCCATTTGCATCTTTTCTGAACACGATCTGCTGGGGAACACCTGCCCGCGTCACGCGAACGCTGGAAAAGTCCGGCAACTCATCCAGCGCGCCGTGCTGGCGGAGTAATTCAGCCAACTCACCGCTTTTCGGCTTCAGGATATCCAGCGGGGTTTGACCCTGGTTGTTCCGGATGTTGGGATCAGCGCCTCTTGCCAATAGCAGTTCAACAAATTCCTTCCGACCGATCTGAACCGCATGATGCAGCGGAGTCATGCCGCTCTTGTCCTTGGCGTTTGGATCTGCCTTAGCATCCAGAAGCGCGGCCACGATGGCTTTGTCCTGAAGGTTGCCAATGGCGATGACCAGAGGCGCATAGCCGTCGGCACGGAGTTGGTCGGGATTTGCTCCGTTCGCCAGCAGCAATCTTATCACGTCCACTTTTCGGCTGTTGATGGCGTTCCAAAGCGCTGTGTTGCCTTGCGCGTCCAGCAGATTTGGATTGGCCTTGTGCATCAGCAGCAACGAAACGATCTCGGCGTCTCCGTTGCCGGCGGCGATCATCAATGGCGTGACCTCAGCCTGGCCGCGAACAGCAGTTGCGTTCGGATTGGCGCCGTGTTCGAGCAGGAGCTTTGCAACATCGCGGTGCCCACCGCTTGCGGCGTGGTGCAACGGGGTTGATGCACCTGTGGCAGGCTCGCTGCCGTTCGCTTCCGCGCCCGCGGCAAGCAGTTGAGCCGCAATGGCCGTCTTGCCCAGAATCGCCGCGAGGTCGAGCGGCGATTCACCGAAGGAATTGCGCAAGGTCAGGTCCGCACGATTGGTCAGCAGCAGGGAGACCATCGCCGCGTCTCCGCGCACGACGGCGAAATGAAGCGGCGCACCTTCGGTCGTCCGATCGCGCCCCCAATTCTTGCGCGTTCGGCTGACAATGTTCGGATCCACTCCGTGCGCGAGCAGCGCCGCTGCCACGGGCCGAGAGCCGTTCTCCACTGCAAGGGTAAGCGAAGTGCGCGCCGTTTCGTCGCGGAGGTTCGGGTCGGCCTTGGCGGCCAACAGAGCTTCAGCGACCGACAGGAATCCGCGTTCTGCCGCCCGGTGCAGAGCCGTCTGACCCGCGCCGTCGACGGCATTGACCGCCGCTCCGCGTCGCAGGAGCAATTCGACCATCGCTTTATGCCCGTCACCTGCGGCGTAGGAGAGGGGCCGATTCAAGTTCACGTCCGCGCCATTGGACAACAGGAACTCCGCGACTCGCGACTGCGCCATGCGGGCAGCGCGGCACAGCGGCGTGAGGTTGGGATCACCCGACGGTGCGTTGATGAGGTCGGGGCTGTTCTGGATCATCGCCTGGATGCGGCGGATTTCTTTTTCCTCGTCGTCGGTCGTGGCAAGGGCGTCACTGCCGCCGCCGGAAGCATTTTTCTCAGATGATGCTTGCTCCGTTTTTGCCGCTTGAAGTGCAGCTTTCATTTTCAGCTCCAGTCCTTGCATCACGCCTTCCAACTGGGCATTGATCTGATTATTGATCGTGTCCAAAACCGCACGGGCCTTCTGCACTTCTGAACTCTCCGGGCCATAATCCTTTTGGAGACCGGCCAAGTTTTGTTCCGCCCGGCTCAAGTCCTGCATCAACGTGGTCAAATACGGATTGGGATAATTTTGCTGGATGGCGATCCGCCGCTTTTCGGGGGTCAGCCTTTTCAGTTCCTCAATTTGTGCTTGCATGGAAGCCGCTTCAGTTTGCGCAGCGTTTTGTTGCACATTTCTGCGCAGTGCCTCTGTGAAAGCCTCGGGACCGGATTGTGGACGTTGCACATTGTTCCGACTCAATTTCACCAAGTCGGTTTGATCGGAGAAATCCCGCAGTATGCGTTCGTATTGGACATTTGCTTCGTTGGTCTTGCCGAGTTTGCGATAACATTCGCCCAAACGGAAGATGGCCGTGGCCGCCAGTTGCCGGTCTTTGTCGAATCGCGCGGCGACCGATTGATACGCCTGAATGGCCGCGTCCAGATTGCGATTGGCTTCTTCTTCAAACAATCCTTTCTGGAGCGCGCTGCTGAGGTCGTTGGTGGCCGCGCGAACGAGAGTTGCGGCGATCAGAAGAATTCCGCCGAGCAAAAGTTTTGTCTTCATAGTTGTCTGATTTCTTTCAAGTTTGACGCAACCGGCCTCAACCAATTGTCACACTTTTGTAAAATCGGCTGGCCGCAAAAAAGCAAAAACATCCAATAACCAACGCCCAACATCGAACATCCAATTGCCGCTGGTTGCTCGCCGTTCAATTGAGTGTTGGTTGTTCGATGTTGGATGTTGGATGTTCATCTTGTTTCGAGCCGGTATCCCACCCCAGGCACGGTCTTGATCCAGCGCGGTTCGTCGGGATTGTTCGATGTTGGCGCGCAAATTTGCAATGTGATTGTCCACCGTGCGCGTGGGCGGGAATCCAGCGAGGCCCCAGACCGCGTCGAGAAACCGTTCGCGCGACACCAGCTCCCCGGTCGTTTCGTTCCCCGCGAACGGCCGGTGGTAGCTTGCGGGGAGTTTGCGGCGCACCCGGAGGAGTCTCTGTCGCCTTGGCGGCTTTCAGCGGATTTGGGACGGTCGGCGGCAGAAGGATCGCCCCGCGTCGAGGAATGCATCTGCAAACGATCGAAGCTCGGTTCGACCGCCAAGACGGCCGGCCTCGCCCGCCACGCCGAATTGAAACTAGCCACACGAGCAAAGCTCGTGACGCGTTCAACTTTCCACAGTAGGCAATGTCGTTGTTACTCCGCCACCACTCTAGTCGCCCGGCTTTGCGCGGCGCGTTTGCGTTTGGTTTCGTCGAGTTCCTTCTTGCGCAGGCGCAGGTTCTTCGGCGTGGCTTCCACGTACTCATCCGGGCCGATGTATTCAAGCGCGCGTTCGAGCGACATCCGCAACGGCGCGTCGAGTTGGATGCCTTTGCCATCGCCTTGCGAACGCATGTTGGTCAGACGTTTCGCCTTGCACGGGTTGACCGGAATGTCGTTCTCGCGGGCGTTTTCGCCGACGATCATCCCGACGTAAATCTGTTCGCCCGGTTCGACCATGAGCCGTCCGCGTTCCTGGACCATGTTCAGCGCGTAGGCCATCGCTTCGCCGGATTCCATGCTGACGAGCGAACCATTCTTGCGCGCGGCAATGTCGCCGCGGTCCGCGCCATACTCGTGGAAGAGATGGCTCATGACGCCGAGGCCGCGCGTCTGGTTGACGAGGTCGGTTTCAAAACCGATGAGGCCGCGCGTGGGAATCAACGCTTCAATGCTCACTTCATCACCGTGATGATTCATGTTGATGATTTCGCCCTTGCGGTCGGCCAGGTTTTGCAACACGTCGCCCATGGAGCTTTTGGGGATTTCGAGGAAGAGCTTTTCAATCGGCTCCAGCAGGTGGCCGTCCTTGTCTTTGCGATAAATCACTTCGGGACGGGAAACCAGGACTTCGTAACCTTCGCGTCGCATCTGCTCGACGAGGATGGCGATCTGCATTTCACCGCGCCCGCTGACGTTGAAAATGTTCGGCGCGTCCGTCTGCTCGACCCGCAGCGCGACGTTGGTGCGGGTTTCCTTGACGAGCCGTTCCCAGATGTGACGGGCGGTGACGAGTTTGCCGTCCTGCCCGGCGAGCGGACTGTCGTTGACGGCGAATTGCATTTGAATCGTCGGTGGATCGATCGGCACATACGGGACCGGCGTCACGGTCTCGGAGTTGGTGATGGTTTCGCTGATGAACACATCGTCGAAGCCGGTCACGCCAATGATGTCGCCGGCATGGGCTTCCTGGATTTCAATCCGTTGCAATCCTTGAAAATGAAAGAGCGCGGTGGCTTTGGACTTCGTTCTGTTGCCGTTGCCGTGGATGCAAACGAGCGGATCGCCGACCTTGATCTGGCCGCAGAGAATCTTGCCCAGCGCAATTCGACCCAGGTAATCGGAGTAATCCAGATTGGCGACGAGCAATTTCAAATCGGTGCCCGCATGGGCGCGGGGCGGCGGGATGTGTTTGATGATCGCCTCGAACAACGGGTCCATGGTGCCGCTGACGTGCTCCAATTCCACCTTGGCGAATCCGAGCTTGGCGCTGGCATAAATGACCGGGAAATCAAGTTGCTCATCGGTCGCATGGAGCGAGACGAACAATTCAAACACCGCGTCGAGCACCTTGTGGGGCATGGCATTTTCGCGGTCGATCTTGTTGATGACGACGATGGGTTTGGCGCCGACTTCGAGCGCCTTGCGAAGGACGAAGCGCGTCTGGGCCTGCGGGCCATCCACCGAATCGACGACCAGCAACACACCGTCGATCATGTTGAGAATGCGTTCGACCTCGCCGCCAAAATCCGCGTGGCCGGGCGTGTCAACAATGTTGACGTGATAATCCTTGTATTTGAACGCGGCGTTCTTGGCCTTGATGGTGATGCCTTTTTCGCGCTCCAGATCCATGGAGTCCATGATGCGCTCCTCGGCGGCGATGGCCTGGTTGGCGCGAAAGGTGCCCGACTGTTTCAACAGGCAATCGACGAGCGTCGTCTTGCCGTGGTCAACGTGGGCGATGATGGCGATGTTGCGTATATGCTGCATAATTTTTCAGACCG belongs to Verrucomicrobiota bacterium and includes:
- a CDS encoding ankyrin repeat domain-containing protein; this encodes MKTKLLLGGILLIAATLVRAATNDLSSALQKGLFEEEANRNLDAAIQAYQSVAARFDKDRQLAATAIFRLGECYRKLGKTNEANVQYERILRDFSDQTDLVKLSRNNVQRPQSGPEAFTEALRRNVQQNAAQTEAASMQAQIEELKRLTPEKRRIAIQQNYPNPYLTTLMQDLSRAEQNLAGLQKDYGPESSEVQKARAVLDTINNQINAQLEGVMQGLELKMKAALQAAKTEQASSEKNASGGGSDALATTDDEEKEIRRIQAMIQNSPDLINAPSGDPNLTPLCRAARMAQSRVAEFLLSNGADVNLNRPLSYAAGDGHKAMVELLLRRGAAVNAVDGAGQTALHRAAERGFLSVAEALLAAKADPNLRDETARTSLTLAVENGSRPVAAALLAHGVDPNIVSRTRKNWGRDRTTEGAPLHFAVVRGDAAMVSLLLTNRADLTLRNSFGESPLDLAAILGKTAIAAQLLAAGAEANGSEPATGASTPLHHAASGGHRDVAKLLLEHGANPNATAVRGQAEVTPLMIAAGNGDAEIVSLLLMHKANPNLLDAQGNTALWNAINSRKVDVIRLLLANGANPDQLRADGYAPLVIAIGNLQDKAIVAALLDAKADPNAKDKSGMTPLHHAVQIGRKEFVELLLARGADPNIRNNQGQTPLDILKPKSGELAELLRQHGALDELPDFSSVRVTRAGVPQQIVFRKDANGINGFTVLEAVRNFYPQPVNSQKFVGGSLVSYQQNPTALSFPDFSRITIVRRTGTKAGEQKEIQVNVLGGTNGFDRTKDVSLEFGDLVEIREREHALSETAVGLTHNQDQQLLECLSRQVIFVIKGQPNEVAIQGRSEAAYLSSALQQDTVRRILRSSSDLSRIKVKRTNPATNETKEFVVNAQEFLDGKKPRQDDLWLRDGDVIEVPDKP
- a CDS encoding winged helix-turn-helix domain-containing protein encodes the protein MRRKLPASYHRPFAGNETTGELVSRERFLDAVWGLAGFPPTRTVDNHIANLRANIEQSRRTALDQDRAWGGIPARNKMNIQHPTSNNQHSIERRATSGNWMFDVGRWLLDVFAFLRPADFTKV
- the typA gene encoding translational GTPase TypA; protein product: MQHIRNIAIIAHVDHGKTTLVDCLLKQSGTFRANQAIAAEERIMDSMDLEREKGITIKAKNAAFKYKDYHVNIVDTPGHADFGGEVERILNMIDGVLLVVDSVDGPQAQTRFVLRKALEVGAKPIVVINKIDRENAMPHKVLDAVFELFVSLHATDEQLDFPVIYASAKLGFAKVELEHVSGTMDPLFEAIIKHIPPPRAHAGTDLKLLVANLDYSDYLGRIALGKILCGQIKVGDPLVCIHGNGNRTKSKATALFHFQGLQRIEIQEAHAGDIIGVTGFDDVFISETITNSETVTPVPYVPIDPPTIQMQFAVNDSPLAGQDGKLVTARHIWERLVKETRTNVALRVEQTDAPNIFNVSGRGEMQIAILVEQMRREGYEVLVSRPEVIYRKDKDGHLLEPIEKLFLEIPKSSMGDVLQNLADRKGEIINMNHHGDEVSIEALIPTRGLIGFETDLVNQTRGLGVMSHLFHEYGADRGDIAARKNGSLVSMESGEAMAYALNMVQERGRLMVEPGEQIYVGMIVGENARENDIPVNPCKAKRLTNMRSQGDGKGIQLDAPLRMSLERALEYIGPDEYVEATPKNLRLRKKELDETKRKRAAQSRATRVVAE